The proteins below come from a single Brevundimonas sp. LM2 genomic window:
- the argS gene encoding arginine--tRNA ligase — protein sequence MTDLRTALGEAVATAFAAEGVDAALARVTTSDRPDLADFQSNGALAAAKALKTNPRELAGRVAERLGADPRLSAVEVAGPGFINLKVADAALSARAAEVASDADHAGASPVATPRKVVIDFGGPNVAKPMHVGHLRSAIIGESLKRLFRFRGDTVWGDAHFGDWGFQMGLLIVACGDEGLAEPFMAEGEGPFPDQSPVTLADLDRMYPLAAGRAKEDPAFRDRARKATAELQGGRPGYLALWRHFVAVSREALVREYGTLAVDFDLWNGESDADSLIAGMVADLKTKGLLVEDDGAQVVHVARPGETRKKKLADGSVVEAPSPPPLLVVSSEGSAMYGTTDLATILMRRNDIDPDLILYVVDERQAEHFEQVFRAAYLADYAQPGTLEHLGFGTMNGTDGKPFKTRAGGVLKLNDLITQATDKARERLREAELGADLDETTFEDTARKVAIAALKFADLSNGRTTSYVFDLDRFMSFEGKTGPYLLYQVVRIKSLLRRAGEQGAAAVPVAVSELAERDLVLTLDAFDQAVGEAYDKRSPHVIAEHAYRLAQAFSKFYAACPVLAAADPATVGSRLTLSKAALDQLVIALGLLGIDSPERM from the coding sequence ATGACCGATCTGAGAACCGCCCTGGGCGAAGCGGTCGCGACCGCCTTCGCCGCCGAAGGCGTGGACGCGGCCCTGGCCCGCGTCACGACCTCGGACCGGCCCGACCTGGCCGATTTCCAGTCCAACGGCGCCCTGGCCGCCGCCAAGGCGTTGAAGACCAATCCGCGCGAGCTGGCCGGCCGCGTCGCCGAGCGGCTGGGTGCCGATCCGCGTCTGTCCGCGGTCGAGGTGGCCGGGCCAGGCTTCATCAATCTGAAGGTCGCCGATGCCGCCCTTTCGGCGCGGGCCGCCGAGGTGGCGTCGGACGCCGACCATGCCGGAGCTTCGCCGGTCGCGACGCCGCGCAAGGTGGTGATCGACTTCGGCGGGCCGAACGTGGCCAAGCCGATGCACGTCGGCCACCTGCGCAGCGCCATCATCGGCGAGAGCCTGAAGCGGCTGTTCCGCTTCCGGGGCGACACCGTCTGGGGCGACGCCCATTTCGGCGACTGGGGCTTCCAGATGGGGCTGCTGATCGTGGCCTGCGGCGACGAAGGGCTGGCCGAACCCTTCATGGCCGAGGGCGAGGGGCCGTTCCCGGATCAGAGCCCGGTGACCCTGGCGGATCTGGACCGGATGTATCCGCTGGCGGCGGGCCGGGCCAAGGAAGATCCGGCGTTCCGCGACCGGGCGCGCAAGGCGACGGCCGAGCTGCAGGGCGGACGGCCCGGCTATCTGGCGCTGTGGCGACATTTCGTGGCGGTCAGCCGCGAGGCCCTGGTGCGGGAATACGGGACGCTGGCGGTCGATTTCGACCTGTGGAACGGCGAAAGCGATGCCGATTCCCTGATCGCCGGCATGGTCGCGGACCTGAAGACCAAGGGACTGCTGGTGGAGGACGACGGGGCCCAGGTGGTCCATGTCGCCAGGCCCGGCGAGACCCGCAAGAAGAAGCTGGCCGATGGATCGGTGGTCGAGGCCCCCAGCCCGCCGCCGCTGCTGGTGGTCAGCTCGGAAGGCTCGGCCATGTACGGCACGACCGACCTGGCGACGATCCTGATGCGGCGCAACGACATCGATCCGGACCTGATCCTGTACGTCGTCGACGAGCGCCAGGCCGAGCATTTTGAACAGGTGTTCCGCGCCGCCTATCTGGCGGACTATGCCCAGCCAGGCACGCTGGAGCATCTGGGCTTCGGCACCATGAACGGCACCGACGGCAAGCCCTTCAAGACCCGGGCGGGCGGGGTGCTGAAGCTGAACGACCTGATCACCCAGGCCACCGACAAGGCCCGCGAACGCCTGCGCGAGGCCGAGCTGGGGGCCGATCTGGACGAGACGACCTTCGAGGACACAGCGCGCAAGGTGGCGATCGCGGCGCTGAAGTTCGCCGACCTGTCGAACGGCCGGACCACCAGCTACGTCTTCGACCTGGACCGGTTCATGAGCTTCGAGGGCAAGACCGGGCCCTATCTGCTGTACCAGGTGGTGCGGATCAAATCCCTGTTACGCCGGGCGGGCGAGCAGGGGGCCGCGGCCGTTCCGGTCGCGGTCTCCGAGCTGGCGGAGCGGGATCTGGTGCTGACGCTGGACGCCTTTGACCAGGCGGTGGGCGAGGCCTATGACAAGCGCAGCCCGCATGTGATCGCCGAACACGCCTATCGGCTGGCGCAGGCGTTCTCGAAATTCTACGCCGCCTGTCCGGTGCTGGCGGCGGCCGATCCGGCCACGGTCGGGTCGCGCCTGACGCTGTCGAAGGCGGCGCTGGATCAACTGGTCATCGCCCTGGGCCTGCTCGGGATCGATTCACCCGAGCGTATGTAG
- the ispH gene encoding 4-hydroxy-3-methylbut-2-enyl diphosphate reductase, translating to MDALAPSPSLTVPALRALTVRMATPRGFCAGVDRAIQIVERAIERFGAPVYVRHEIVHNKHVVDRLKGLGAVFVKDLDECPDDRPVVFSAHGVPKSVPATARARQLLFLDATCPLVSKVHVEAERHHAQGKHILLIGHAGHPEVVGTLGQLPEGAISLIETVEDAATVQRPGTMPLAYATQTTLSLDDTAEILAVLKARFPELPDPHKEDICYATTNRQEAVKQLADGSDLVLVVGSRNSSNSVRLVEVALRAGARDARLIDDATQIDWSWFDGVQVVGLTAGASAPEPLVQSVVSAIQARFAVTLANDPGEPETVTFKLPRALTA from the coding sequence ATGGACGCCCTCGCCCCCTCGCCTTCCCTCACCGTACCCGCCCTGCGCGCCCTGACGGTGCGCATGGCGACGCCGCGCGGCTTCTGTGCCGGGGTCGACCGGGCCATCCAGATCGTCGAGCGCGCCATCGAGCGGTTCGGGGCACCCGTCTATGTCCGCCACGAGATCGTGCACAACAAACATGTGGTCGACCGGCTCAAGGGGCTCGGCGCCGTCTTCGTCAAGGACCTGGACGAGTGCCCGGACGACCGGCCGGTGGTCTTCTCCGCCCACGGCGTGCCGAAATCCGTGCCGGCCACGGCCCGGGCGCGCCAGTTGTTGTTCCTCGACGCCACCTGTCCTCTGGTGTCCAAGGTCCATGTCGAGGCCGAGCGCCACCATGCCCAGGGCAAGCACATCCTGCTGATCGGCCACGCCGGCCACCCCGAGGTCGTCGGCACCCTGGGCCAACTACCGGAGGGGGCCATCAGCCTGATCGAGACGGTCGAGGATGCCGCCACTGTCCAGCGTCCCGGCACCATGCCCCTGGCCTATGCGACCCAGACCACCCTGTCGCTGGACGACACCGCCGAGATTCTCGCCGTGCTGAAGGCCCGCTTCCCCGAGCTGCCGGACCCGCACAAGGAAGACATCTGCTACGCCACCACCAACCGCCAGGAAGCGGTCAAACAGCTGGCCGACGGGTCCGACCTGGTGCTGGTGGTGGGATCCAGGAACTCCTCCAACTCGGTCCGGTTGGTCGAGGTCGCCCTGCGCGCCGGGGCCCGCGACGCCCGTCTGATCGACGATGCGACCCAGATCGACTGGTCCTGGTTCGACGGCGTCCAGGTGGTCGGCCTCACCGCCGGGGCCTCCGCCCCCGAGCCTCTGGTCCAGTCGGTCGTGAGCGCGATCCAGGCCCGCTTCGCCGTGACCCTGGCCAATGATCCTGGAGAGCCCGAGACCGTTACCTTCAAGCTCCCCCGCGCCCTGACGGCCTGA
- a CDS encoding response regulator: protein MTIQEACPNDRKSLAVAVGATMTLRVGQRLSRFLFAFATALAFGGLAGVPMTVVWLAAFLLLQGIEILLFPDGAVRSEKDGRLALALFLSNKLTFALFAVPIAVYGGLLGITVGMMIISGALIHAVVITGSSRFMAGAAALPPLIVLAAFPPIMLATGLPPYSIFVVTVAGLLLCAAAYRAWHRVAEDMCALHIARRAADHASQAKSDFLTMISHEIRTPLNGVMGMAQSLANDALTASQSDRLDTLISSGNGLQELLDEVLDLGRIESDQLSLQATAFNLRDLVQRSIEPFRAVAHDKGLDIDVSLCPGLASAYIGDPVRIRQVVHNLVSNAMQLTQVGGILVSASRDVEGVRLSVCDSGPGMPDALLARVFDRQFAPDLQTPGGTESLGLSLFIANKLVERMAGSIAATHRIPHGLCLTATLPLAIAEPLVALPPSLPRPVQLPGSMRVLVAEDHPVNRRVLALLLEQIDVAPTMVENGLEAVEACRKEDWDLVLMDIQMPVLGGVAAARRIRDEAAAAGRIAPPIIAVTANVMAHQLQVYAEAGMTLCVPKPVEGTNLFETMHAALNKSVQSFTVNHSKPDL, encoded by the coding sequence ATGACCATTCAGGAGGCGTGCCCCAACGACCGGAAATCGCTGGCGGTCGCGGTCGGGGCGACGATGACCCTCAGGGTCGGGCAGCGCCTGTCCCGTTTCCTTTTCGCCTTCGCCACCGCCCTGGCGTTCGGGGGACTGGCCGGCGTGCCGATGACCGTGGTCTGGCTGGCCGCGTTCCTGCTCCTGCAGGGGATCGAGATCCTGCTCTTTCCCGACGGTGCGGTTCGTAGCGAGAAGGACGGTCGCCTGGCCCTCGCCCTGTTTCTGTCCAACAAATTGACCTTCGCCCTGTTCGCCGTGCCCATCGCCGTCTACGGCGGACTGCTGGGCATCACCGTCGGCATGATGATCATTTCCGGAGCCCTGATCCACGCCGTGGTCATCACCGGGTCGTCGCGGTTCATGGCCGGGGCCGCCGCCTTGCCGCCGTTGATCGTCCTCGCGGCCTTCCCACCCATCATGCTCGCGACCGGGCTCCCGCCGTACAGTATCTTCGTCGTCACCGTCGCCGGTCTGCTGCTGTGCGCCGCGGCCTACAGGGCCTGGCACAGGGTGGCGGAGGATATGTGCGCCCTGCACATCGCCCGGCGGGCGGCGGACCACGCCAGCCAGGCCAAGAGCGACTTCCTGACCATGATCAGCCATGAGATCCGCACGCCCCTGAACGGCGTGATGGGCATGGCCCAGTCGCTCGCGAACGATGCGCTGACCGCGAGCCAGAGCGATCGCCTCGATACGCTCATCAGCTCGGGCAACGGGCTCCAGGAATTGCTCGACGAGGTTCTGGACCTGGGTCGGATCGAATCCGACCAGCTGAGCTTGCAGGCCACGGCCTTCAACCTGCGCGACCTCGTCCAGCGTTCGATCGAACCGTTCCGGGCGGTCGCCCACGACAAGGGACTGGATATCGACGTCAGCCTCTGCCCCGGTCTGGCCTCCGCCTACATCGGCGACCCCGTGCGGATCCGTCAGGTGGTCCACAATCTCGTGTCGAACGCCATGCAGCTGACCCAAGTCGGCGGGATCCTGGTGTCCGCTTCGCGCGATGTCGAGGGCGTCCGGCTTTCGGTCTGCGATTCCGGGCCGGGCATGCCTGACGCTCTGCTGGCCAGGGTCTTCGACAGGCAGTTCGCGCCGGACCTTCAAACCCCGGGGGGCACCGAAAGTCTGGGCCTGAGCCTGTTCATCGCCAACAAGCTGGTCGAGCGGATGGCGGGCTCCATCGCGGCCACCCACAGGATTCCGCACGGCCTGTGTCTGACCGCGACCCTGCCCCTGGCGATCGCTGAACCGCTGGTCGCGCTTCCGCCTTCCCTGCCCCGGCCTGTCCAGCTTCCGGGATCCATGCGCGTCCTGGTCGCCGAGGATCATCCCGTGAACCGCAGGGTTCTGGCTCTGCTGCTGGAACAGATCGACGTGGCCCCGACCATGGTCGAGAACGGGCTCGAGGCCGTCGAGGCCTGCCGCAAGGAGGATTGGGACCTCGTTCTCATGGACATCCAGATGCCCGTGCTGGGCGGCGTCGCCGCCGCGCGCAGGATCCGAGACGAGGCGGCGGCCGCGGGCCGCATCGCTCCGCCCATCATCGCCGTCACGGCCAATGTGATGGCGCATCAGCTGCAGGTCTACGCCGAGGCGGGGATGACGCTGTGCGTGCCCAAACCCGTGGAGGGGACGAATCTCTTCGAGACGATGCATGCGGCGCTGAACAAGAGCGTGCAAAGCTTCACGGTCAATCACTCCAAACCTGATCTGTGA
- a CDS encoding Tat pathway signal sequence domain protein, with the protein MRLATLALATLAVLASEGAASAQSSGSDRSQRGRSPQEQQEENGGQTRAPRIAPLRSRPNAGPCPFVKVLYDAARYVELDGGRAAASAVGYTGEIQGVNADCRYLNDDPITVQMNILFDLGRGPQAPDGQHTYRYWIAVTERNQAVLAKEYFDLPVNFEGSSTASVTEEQSVIIPRAEDTTSGGNFEVLIGFEVTSEMAEFNRSGSRFRVTAGAAAAAPPAQ; encoded by the coding sequence ATGCGTCTTGCGACCCTCGCCCTCGCCACCCTGGCGGTCCTCGCCTCCGAGGGTGCCGCGTCCGCCCAGAGCAGCGGCTCGGATCGGTCCCAGCGCGGTCGCAGCCCGCAGGAACAGCAGGAGGAGAACGGCGGCCAAACCCGGGCCCCGCGCATCGCGCCACTGCGTTCCCGCCCGAACGCCGGACCGTGCCCGTTCGTGAAGGTGCTTTACGACGCGGCCCGCTACGTCGAGCTGGACGGCGGACGCGCGGCGGCCAGCGCCGTCGGATACACCGGCGAAATCCAGGGCGTGAACGCCGACTGCCGCTATCTGAACGACGACCCGATCACGGTGCAGATGAACATCCTGTTCGACCTGGGGCGCGGACCGCAGGCCCCGGACGGTCAGCATACCTATCGCTATTGGATCGCCGTCACCGAGCGGAACCAGGCCGTTCTGGCCAAGGAATATTTCGACCTTCCGGTGAATTTCGAAGGATCGAGCACCGCCTCGGTGACCGAGGAGCAGTCCGTGATCATTCCGCGCGCCGAGGACACGACCAGCGGCGGCAATTTCGAAGTCCTGATCGGGTTCGAGGTCACGTCTGAGATGGCCGAGTTCAACCGGTCCGGCAGCCGGTTCCGGGTCACGGCCGGCGCGGCGGCGGCGGCCCCCCCGGCCCAATGA
- a CDS encoding sensor histidine kinase has protein sequence MEASFARSILVDAPMAVVAVDAAGTVRSSNCTADAYFGQPLSGGVQISTLLPGLDVAALETGPGLEAFNALSRSAGDRVHLQANRNDRPPGLVDVQAARFSARGEDFLTLFIQDVTSVVAAEAAVQDLRQQIIYNWRLNSLGEMASMVAHELNQPLSAILNFLDAARTLVDRPEIDRAKVLKFIESAGGQAERAGDVIRRLRTLMARDTGFHTQVHVAEVIDEIVPILHMSAREHDAAITVRIPPDDVTCCDRVQIQQIIFNLVRNALDAPTHHERRQVVVSGGPTPDGYRIVVEDNGPGVAETVAAGLFDPLSSSKPGGMGLGLSICKTIVEAHNGTIAYSRSALGGAAFAFTLNDGRTNV, from the coding sequence TTGGAAGCATCGTTCGCCAGGAGCATCCTGGTCGACGCGCCCATGGCGGTTGTCGCGGTCGATGCCGCCGGAACGGTTCGAAGTTCCAACTGTACGGCCGATGCCTATTTCGGGCAGCCCCTTTCCGGGGGCGTTCAGATCTCGACCCTGCTGCCGGGCCTTGACGTCGCGGCGCTGGAAACGGGGCCAGGGCTTGAGGCCTTCAATGCCCTCAGCCGCAGCGCGGGCGATCGCGTTCACCTGCAGGCCAATCGGAACGATCGCCCGCCCGGGCTGGTCGACGTCCAGGCGGCCCGCTTCTCGGCCAGGGGCGAAGACTTCCTGACCCTGTTCATCCAGGACGTGACGAGCGTGGTGGCCGCCGAGGCGGCCGTTCAGGATCTGCGGCAGCAGATCATCTACAACTGGCGACTGAACTCGCTGGGCGAGATGGCCTCGATGGTGGCGCATGAGCTGAATCAGCCCCTCTCGGCCATCCTGAATTTCCTCGACGCCGCCAGGACCCTGGTCGACCGCCCCGAGATCGATCGGGCCAAGGTCCTGAAATTCATCGAGTCGGCCGGAGGACAGGCCGAGCGGGCGGGCGACGTCATTCGCCGCCTACGCACCCTGATGGCCCGTGACACGGGATTCCACACCCAGGTCCACGTGGCCGAGGTGATCGACGAGATCGTGCCGATCCTGCACATGAGCGCCCGCGAGCACGACGCCGCCATCACGGTGCGGATCCCACCCGATGACGTGACCTGTTGCGACCGGGTCCAGATCCAGCAGATCATCTTCAACCTGGTCCGCAACGCCCTGGATGCGCCGACGCATCACGAGCGTCGCCAGGTCGTGGTTTCGGGCGGCCCGACCCCCGACGGCTATCGCATCGTGGTCGAGGACAACGGACCCGGGGTGGCGGAGACCGTCGCCGCCGGCCTGTTCGATCCCCTGTCCAGCAGCAAGCCCGGCGGCATGGGGCTGGGGCTCTCGATCTGCAAAACCATCGTCGAAGCCCACAACGGCACGATCGCCTATTCGAGAAGCGCTCTCGGCGGTGCCGCCTTCGCTTTCACGCTGAACGACGGGAGAACGAATGTCTAA
- a CDS encoding response regulator transcription factor, translating into MDTVVVIDDDPAVLASLDALFTSSNYDVHAFASAKDFLMTPAVPGPTCIVTDLKMPGMDGLALLNHLTANGGLPWPVVVISGHGDSAQAEAARMAGAADFLVKPFAPQRLLTIVRGLLSGETSPGPQPQGAGSAH; encoded by the coding sequence ATGGACACGGTCGTGGTGATTGACGACGACCCTGCGGTCCTGGCGTCGCTGGATGCTCTGTTCACGTCGTCGAACTATGATGTCCATGCCTTTGCGTCGGCGAAGGACTTCCTGATGACACCGGCTGTTCCGGGTCCGACCTGCATCGTCACGGACCTGAAGATGCCGGGCATGGACGGCCTGGCTCTGCTCAATCATCTGACGGCCAACGGCGGCTTGCCATGGCCGGTCGTCGTCATCAGCGGTCACGGCGATTCCGCCCAGGCGGAGGCGGCGCGGATGGCCGGGGCCGCCGATTTTCTGGTCAAACCCTTTGCGCCGCAACGCCTGCTGACCATCGTCCGGGGCCTTTTGTCCGGCGAGACATCGCCCGGGCCCCAACCCCAGGGGGCCGGAAGCGCGCATTAG